One segment of Apus apus isolate bApuApu2 chromosome 1, bApuApu2.pri.cur, whole genome shotgun sequence DNA contains the following:
- the LOC127389303 gene encoding matrix metalloproteinase-18-like, with amino-acid sequence MQYLLLCAAILLPQNLAFPTPAKLEQDLENAKAYLDKFFPLFTKTNVLSLEERIEEMQRYFHLTVTGRLNVETKDFMKQPRCGLPDTGDDRTFFGNSRWEKTHLTYRIVNYTPDLPRHKVDDAIRRAFMVWSDVTPLVFQRVSNRYADIEIRFARRDHGDRYPFDGRGQVLAHAFLPGPGIGGDAHFDDDEQWSEFNREVNLFLVAAHEFGHSLGLGHTNVRGALMFPTYSYVNPATFRLPQDDKRRIQKLYGRKSPNS; translated from the exons CTGCCATTCTCCTACCTCAGAATCTTGCTTTTCCAACACCAGCTAAACTAGAACAAGACTTGGAGAATGCAAAG gcATATCTCGATAAATTCTTTCCGctttttacaaaaacaaacgTTTTAAGTTTAGAAGAGAGGATTGAAGAAATGCAGAGGTATTTCCACCTGACCGTAACTGGAAGATTAAATGTAGAAACAAAAGATTTTATGAAACAGCCCAGGTGTGGACTCCCTGATACAGGAGATGACAGAACATTTTTTGGAAATAGCAGATGGGAAAAGACACATTTGACTTACAG GATTGTCAATTATACACCTGATCTACCCAGACATAAAGTGGATGATGCAATTAGAAGGGCTTTTATGGTATGGAGTGATGTGACTCCTCTGGTGTTCCAAAGGGTATCGAATAGATATGCAGACATTGAGATTCGATTTGCACGCCGTG aCCATGGTGATAGATATCCTTTTGACGGAAGAGGTCAAGTACTAGCACATGCATTCCTACCCGGACCAGGAATTGGTGGAGATGCTCATTTTGATGACGACGAACAGTGGTCAGAGTTCAATCGAG AAGTTAATTTGTTCCTTGTTGCTGCTCATGAATTTGGCCATTCTTTGGGACTTGGTCATACAAATGTCCGTGGAGCTCTGATGTTCCCTACCTACTCATATGTGAATCCAGCAACCTTCAGACTTCCACAGGATGATAAGCGAAGAATTCAGAAGTTATACG GGAGAAAGTCACCAAACTCTTGA